Part of the Paeniglutamicibacter sulfureus genome, CACCTGGTAGTTGGCCTCGAGGTGTGCGGCCAGAGCCCGCACAAGCTGGCCAAGCCCGGCAAAGCGCTCGGGGTGGCTGATGCGTTCGTAGCTGTCCTCCGGGGTTTCCCCGTCCGCCCAACGGCGTCCGTAGTTGATGGGAACGTCGTCCTCGTCGCGGTAGACGGCTTCCTCCAGCAGCGGGCGCCGGTATGGGGCGGGCACGGCCTCGGAAGGGCGCGGAACCGGGTTCAGCGGCGCCAGCTTGGGCACCACGTGGGCAAGCCACTGCTCCAGCAGCACCGCGGCCCGCTCCACCGCCTGGCCACCGCCACGGGTCACGGCATCGATCATCATCCGCGGGTCGTAGTAACGGTCGAACGCGCCGACCATCATCTGCCCCGGAGTCGTTGATTCCCACCGGACATCCTCCCGCGCCTGGGCCACGGCGTTGCCCAGGAAGATCTCCGCGGCCAGCCGCAAACCGCCCGCCGGCTCCAGGGCCCGCCGGTGGGCGTGGATGAAATGCAGCAGTGCCGCCATGTCGCGGGCCAGCCGCACAGGCTCCTCGCCGTGCTTCCGGGCATAGGCGGCGAAGTCGTCCCAGCCCGGATAATGCCTGATGCCCACCAGTTCGACATCCGCTGCAAGATCGGCTCCGGGGCCCGGGACCCTGCGCGTACCGGGCCGGGACCTGGCCGGTGCATCGAAGATCGGCGGTTGCGTGTCCATGCCCGGAGCCTACCAACCAATGCGGATGCCGGGGGAATGACAAAACCCCCGGCGGCGGCGTGCCCCCTGTCTCCAGGAACACGCCCCCACCGGGGGTCATTGTCTCTTTAGTGCTTAGTAGTCGCGACGACGCGGGCCACCGGTGCCACCGGCGGTGCGGGGCTTGCGCGAGGAGCCGCCGAAGCTGCGCTCTCCGGCACCGGCACCGGCGTTGCCGCGGTAGCCACCGCTGCGCTCGCCACCGGCGTTGCGGTCGTAGCCGCCACGGCCGCCTTCGGAGGAGCCGCCTTCGGTGCGACGGTCGTTGCCACCGCGGTAGCCACCGCCGCCACCGCTGCGTGCGCCACCCTGGTAGCCGCCGCCACCGCCACGGCCTCCGCCGTAGCCGCCGCGTCCGCCACCCTGGTAACCGCCTTCGCGGCCACCTTCGCGGTCGGACTTCGGGCTGCGGCCGTTGTCCAGCTCGAGGTGGATCAGCTCGCCGCCGATGCGGGTGCGGGAGAGCGAGCGGAGCTGGTCC contains:
- a CDS encoding DUF6226 family protein; protein product: MDTQPPIFDAPARSRPGTRRVPGPGADLAADVELVGIRHYPGWDDFAAYARKHGEEPVRLARDMAALLHFIHAHRRALEPAGGLRLAAEIFLGNAVAQAREDVRWESTTPGQMMVGAFDRYYDPRMMIDAVTRGGGQAVERAAVLLEQWLAHVVPKLAPLNPVPRPSEAVPAPYRRPLLEEAVYRDEDDVPINYGRRWADGETPEDSYERISHPERFAGLGQLVRALAAHLEANYQVRREDAQLEDGTRITLVPADPLAATMRLESRTEGGQPTVRVFAGAAHDFVVPSCGCDACDETLQSAGDELENLVLGVAAGGFAERIYEAGGQPWIQFRLTAPDGNSSRGGERSADPNKNLDEARTMLEKVPGGWHPWPLRALS